The following coding sequences lie in one Flavobacterium sp. 20NA77.7 genomic window:
- a CDS encoding class I SAM-dependent rRNA methyltransferase — protein sequence MRAKVILKSGKEKSIQRRHPWIFSGAVYGVSREINDGEMVDVVDSQNNHLGTGYFSDKGSIVVRILTFATETFSDSFWADKLQSAWKLRLKLLNLEVTNAFRVIHGEGDGVPGLIIDYYDKNWVIQAHSTGIFLQMEQIAKAIQANFSAYCETIYCKSSGTLPNTGTDYFLFGTKAETVAKENNILFSVNWVEGQKTGFFLDQRENRKLLGEFSKGKKVLNTFCYTGGFSIYAMNAGAELVTSVDISQKAVDLAASNMELNFPNANHKAVADDVFNFMKEHTQQYDVIVLDPPAFAKSIKSKHTATQAYKRLNIAGLKALAPNGILFTFSCSQVIDDVLFYNTVAAAAIETGRNIRVLHKLEQGPDHPTNIYHPEGHYLKGLVLFVE from the coding sequence ATGAGAGCAAAAGTAATTCTAAAATCAGGTAAAGAAAAATCGATACAACGTCGCCACCCATGGATTTTCAGCGGTGCGGTGTATGGCGTGAGTCGTGAAATAAACGACGGCGAAATGGTAGATGTAGTCGATTCGCAAAACAATCATTTAGGCACTGGTTATTTCAGCGATAAAGGAAGTATTGTGGTCCGAATTTTGACGTTTGCTACGGAAACTTTTTCTGATAGCTTTTGGGCAGACAAACTACAATCGGCTTGGAAATTACGTTTAAAATTATTGAATTTAGAAGTTACAAATGCGTTCCGAGTAATCCACGGAGAAGGCGATGGTGTTCCGGGGTTAATAATTGATTATTACGATAAAAACTGGGTTATTCAAGCCCATTCTACTGGTATTTTTCTTCAAATGGAACAAATCGCTAAAGCCATACAAGCTAATTTTTCGGCGTATTGCGAAACTATTTATTGTAAAAGTTCAGGAACGTTACCGAATACCGGAACCGATTATTTCTTGTTCGGAACCAAAGCCGAAACCGTTGCCAAAGAGAACAACATTTTGTTTTCGGTAAATTGGGTAGAAGGTCAAAAAACAGGTTTCTTCTTGGACCAACGTGAAAATCGAAAATTATTAGGCGAATTCTCAAAAGGCAAAAAAGTATTAAATACGTTTTGTTACACAGGCGGATTTTCCATTTATGCCATGAATGCTGGAGCTGAATTAGTTACTTCAGTTGATATTTCTCAAAAGGCAGTAGATTTAGCAGCAAGTAATATGGAATTGAATTTTCCAAACGCTAATCATAAAGCAGTAGCTGACGACGTGTTCAACTTTATGAAAGAACACACGCAGCAATACGACGTGATTGTATTAGATCCGCCCGCTTTCGCGAAAAGCATCAAAAGCAAGCATACCGCAACACAAGCCTACAAACGTTTAAATATAGCAGGATTAAAAGCCTTAGCACCTAACGGAATTTTATTTACATTTTCGTGCTCACAAGTGATTGACGATGTGTTGTTTTACAACACCGTTGCCGCAGCTGCCATAGAAACCGGCAGAAACATCAGAGTATTACACAAATTAGAGCAAGGACCCGACCATCCAACGAATATTTACCACCCAGAAGGGCATTATTTGAAGGGATTGGTGTTGTTTGTGGAGTAG
- a CDS encoding penicillin-binding protein 1A: protein MATKNNKVDYSDYVRRFWKLFFYSFGGVFLFFLLASWGFFGKMPSFDELENPDTNIATEIISSDGKTIGKFYKENRTPVKYEDLPQHLVKALVATEDERFYEHSGIDARGTLRAVASLGRGGGASTITQQLAKNLFHGEGSKFRLFRIIQKCKEWIISTKLERQYTKQEIIALYLNRVDFINGAVGIRSAAKIYMNKEPKNLTIEESALFVGMLKNPALFNPTKEKRRAKVLNRRNTVFDQMVKNKFITQEIAEVLKKRPVKINFKPESHSEGMATYFREYIREELKEWVKNNPNDDGDEYDIYTDGLKIYTTIDSRMQQYAEEAVSEHLANLQKEFFRRQKDNPNAPFLDITPQETDKIIKQAMKNSERWRVMSINGKEESEIVKSFDVPTKMKVFTWKGERDTIMKPKDSILYYKHFLQAGMMAMEPQTGHVKAWVGGINYKYFQYDHVGQGARQVGSTFKPFVYATCIDRLGKSPCDMVLDAPYTILKGDNNEKDWTPKNSDGKYRGLVTLKKALANSINTVSARLIHEVGAPAVVDMVKKLGVTANVPNRPAIALGAVEITVSEMVAAFSTFANEGVYIKPQLITRIEDKNGVVIYQATPESHDVVNKDVAYSVIKLMEGVTESGTGSRLRWAASSPSNFLTGVPYNIRGPVAGKTGTSQNNSDGWFIGMVPNLAAGVWVGNEDRSAHFKETHMGQGATMALPIYGIFMRKCYADTSLKVSNQPFERPENLSIQVDCKSSPVSNDSTAVDSTGAPIDAQPDANELGLD, encoded by the coding sequence ATGGCTACTAAAAATAACAAAGTAGATTATTCAGATTACGTGAGAAGGTTTTGGAAACTATTCTTCTATTCTTTTGGAGGAGTATTTTTGTTTTTCTTACTAGCATCTTGGGGCTTTTTTGGTAAAATGCCTTCTTTCGACGAATTAGAAAATCCAGATACAAATATTGCTACAGAAATAATTTCTTCTGATGGAAAAACAATAGGAAAGTTCTATAAGGAGAACAGAACCCCTGTAAAATATGAAGATTTACCCCAACATTTAGTAAAAGCACTGGTTGCAACAGAAGATGAACGTTTTTATGAACACTCAGGAATTGATGCAAGAGGCACACTTAGAGCAGTAGCGAGTTTAGGAAGAGGCGGAGGTGCAAGTACAATTACACAGCAGTTAGCTAAAAACTTATTTCACGGTGAGGGGTCTAAATTTAGACTTTTTAGAATCATTCAAAAATGTAAAGAATGGATTATTTCTACCAAACTAGAAAGACAATACACCAAACAAGAAATTATCGCATTATACTTAAACAGAGTAGATTTTATAAATGGAGCTGTTGGGATTCGTTCGGCTGCTAAAATTTACATGAACAAAGAACCAAAAAACTTAACCATTGAAGAAAGTGCCTTGTTTGTAGGCATGTTAAAAAACCCTGCATTGTTTAACCCTACTAAAGAAAAAAGACGCGCTAAAGTTTTAAACCGAAGAAATACCGTTTTTGATCAAATGGTAAAAAATAAATTCATTACGCAAGAAATTGCCGAAGTATTAAAAAAACGACCAGTTAAAATTAATTTTAAGCCCGAAAGTCATTCAGAAGGAATGGCAACGTACTTCAGAGAATACATTCGTGAAGAATTAAAAGAATGGGTAAAAAACAACCCAAATGACGATGGTGATGAATATGATATTTATACAGATGGTTTAAAAATTTACACGACTATTGATTCTCGTATGCAACAATATGCAGAAGAAGCCGTGAGCGAACATTTGGCTAATTTGCAAAAAGAATTTTTTAGAAGACAAAAAGACAATCCAAACGCTCCGTTTTTAGACATTACGCCACAAGAGACAGATAAAATCATTAAACAAGCCATGAAAAATTCTGAAAGATGGCGTGTGATGAGCATTAACGGTAAAGAAGAATCTGAAATTGTCAAATCATTTGATGTGCCTACCAAGATGAAAGTTTTTACTTGGAAAGGCGAAAGAGACACCATCATGAAACCAAAAGATTCCATCTTGTATTACAAGCATTTTTTACAAGCAGGTATGATGGCTATGGAACCACAAACAGGTCATGTAAAAGCTTGGGTAGGAGGCATCAATTATAAATATTTCCAATACGACCATGTGGGCCAGGGAGCAAGACAAGTAGGATCTACGTTTAAACCATTTGTGTATGCAACCTGTATTGACCGATTAGGCAAATCACCTTGCGATATGGTGTTAGATGCGCCATATACAATTTTAAAAGGCGACAATAACGAAAAAGATTGGACACCAAAAAACTCAGATGGAAAATACAGAGGCTTAGTTACACTTAAAAAAGCATTAGCTAATTCAATAAATACTGTTTCAGCTCGTTTAATTCACGAAGTGGGCGCTCCGGCAGTTGTAGATATGGTTAAAAAATTAGGTGTTACGGCAAATGTACCAAATAGACCAGCAATTGCACTAGGCGCTGTAGAAATTACGGTTTCAGAAATGGTAGCAGCATTTAGTACTTTTGCAAATGAAGGGGTGTATATTAAACCACAATTAATTACGCGTATTGAAGATAAGAATGGTGTAGTAATTTATCAAGCAACTCCAGAATCTCACGATGTAGTAAACAAAGACGTGGCTTATTCTGTAATAAAATTAATGGAAGGCGTTACCGAGTCTGGAACAGGTTCGCGTTTACGTTGGGCAGCTTCTTCGCCATCAAATTTCTTAACAGGTGTGCCTTATAATATTAGAGGACCAGTAGCAGGAAAAACAGGAACATCACAAAACAACTCAGACGGATGGTTTATTGGTATGGTACCAAATTTAGCCGCTGGGGTATGGGTAGGAAACGAAGATCGATCAGCACATTTTAAAGAAACTCATATGGGGCAAGGAGCCACGATGGCCTTACCTATTTATGGAATTTTTATGAGAAAATGTTATGCAGATACAAGTTTAAAAGTTTCCAATCAACCTTTTGAACGACCAGAAAATCTTTCTATACAAGTAGATTGTAAATCAAGCCCTGTTTCAAATGATTCTACAGCAGTAGACTCTACAGGCGCACCAATTGACGCACAACCCGACGCAAATGAATTAGGATTAGATTAA
- a CDS encoding gliding motility lipoprotein GldH: protein MFSKIAFLGIVFVLFSCDKQQIFDEYREFDGTWKKNDKASFTFEQKDTVSKYNFFINIRNNNDYPYNNLFVIAKLNQPNGKILVDTLEYQMTNPDGSLLGVGFSDIKESKLWYKENFSFSKMGTYTVTLEHALRQTGKVSGLEDLEGITEVGFRIEKTK from the coding sequence ATGTTTTCCAAAATAGCTTTTTTAGGCATTGTTTTTGTGTTGTTTTCTTGTGACAAACAACAAATATTCGATGAATATAGAGAATTTGATGGCACATGGAAAAAGAACGATAAGGCAAGTTTCACGTTTGAACAAAAAGATACGGTTTCAAAATATAATTTCTTTATTAACATTAGAAACAATAACGATTATCCGTACAATAATCTATTTGTCATCGCAAAACTCAATCAACCTAACGGAAAAATATTGGTAGATACGTTGGAATACCAAATGACTAATCCGGATGGTTCACTTTTAGGGGTTGGGTTTTCTGATATTAAAGAGAGTAAGTTGTGGTATAAAGAAAATTTTAGTTTTTCAAAAATGGGCACCTATACCGTTACCTTAGAACACGCATTAAGACAAACAGGAAAAGTAAGCGGATTAGAGGATTTAGAAGGGATTACAGAAGTTGGATTTAGAATTGAAAAAACAAAATAA
- the trhO gene encoding oxygen-dependent tRNA uridine(34) hydroxylase TrhO, whose amino-acid sequence MQLYNTLSAEERKELIDLAGKQRLTLSFYAYAKIENPQKFRDDLFLAWNVLDALGRIYVAHEGINAQMSVPAENFEAFRETLEAYDFMRGIRLNVAVEHDDHSFLKLTIKVRHKIVADGLNDETFDVTNIGVHLKAKEFNEILDDPNTIVVDFRNHYESEVGHFTGAITPDVETFRESLPIINEQLKDFKEDKNLVMYCTGGIRCEKASAYFKHQGFKNVFQLEGGIINYAKQIKEEGLESKFIGKNFVFDHRLGERITDDIVAQCHQCGKPCDNHTNCLNDGCHLLFIQCDECKAAMENCCSTECQEITHLPLAEQVKLRRGKQVGNKVFRKGKSEKLKFKHSGELSDKPLAKATTDIRQKIKNKKVILGKAQHYFVKAKVGVFEIENNELNLGDTILVSGPTTGNEQLIVEKMFVNGTESNVAKAGDKITIILPFRVRLSDKLFKILS is encoded by the coding sequence ACGTTTAACCTTGTCTTTCTATGCGTATGCCAAAATTGAAAACCCACAAAAATTTCGCGATGATTTATTCTTAGCTTGGAATGTACTTGATGCACTAGGCCGAATTTATGTTGCCCACGAAGGAATTAACGCCCAAATGAGTGTTCCTGCCGAAAACTTTGAAGCTTTTCGCGAAACTTTAGAAGCCTATGATTTCATGCGTGGCATTCGTTTGAATGTAGCGGTGGAACACGATGATCATTCTTTCCTAAAATTAACCATTAAAGTGCGTCATAAAATTGTAGCCGATGGACTAAATGATGAAACCTTTGATGTAACAAACATTGGCGTGCATTTGAAAGCAAAGGAATTCAATGAAATTTTAGATGACCCTAATACAATTGTAGTGGATTTTAGAAATCATTACGAAAGTGAAGTAGGTCATTTCACAGGAGCTATTACGCCTGATGTGGAAACTTTTAGAGAATCGTTGCCCATTATTAATGAGCAATTAAAAGATTTCAAAGAAGATAAAAATCTTGTCATGTACTGCACCGGAGGAATTAGATGTGAAAAAGCTTCCGCGTATTTTAAACACCAAGGGTTTAAAAATGTTTTTCAATTAGAAGGCGGAATCATCAACTATGCCAAACAAATTAAAGAAGAAGGATTAGAAAGTAAATTCATCGGAAAAAACTTTGTATTTGACCATAGATTGGGAGAAAGAATTACAGACGATATTGTTGCGCAATGTCATCAATGTGGGAAACCGTGCGACAATCACACGAATTGTTTAAATGACGGGTGTCATTTATTATTTATTCAATGTGACGAATGTAAAGCAGCTATGGAAAATTGTTGCTCAACTGAATGTCAAGAAATCACCCATTTACCTTTAGCCGAACAAGTAAAACTTCGTAGAGGCAAGCAAGTTGGCAACAAAGTATTCCGAAAAGGGAAATCTGAAAAATTGAAGTTTAAACACTCTGGTGAACTTTCAGATAAACCTTTGGCCAAAGCAACAACCGACATTCGTCAAAAAATTAAAAATAAAAAGGTAATCTTAGGAAAAGCACAACATTACTTTGTAAAAGCTAAAGTAGGAGTTTTTGAAATTGAAAATAACGAATTAAACTTAGGAGATACAATTTTAGTTTCAGGACCAACAACAGGAAACGAACAATTAATTGTAGAAAAAATGTTCGTAAATGGAACAGAAAGTAACGTTGCAAAAGCAGGCGATAAAATCACTATAATTTTACCATTTAGAGTCCGTTTATCAGATAAACTTTTTAAAATTTTGTCTTAA
- a CDS encoding transposase: MKLEVLEKDKVYHIYNRGINSETIFNSVENKQYFLKLYSKYLENKADTFAYCLMDNHFHFIIRIVNEKEITQALSNLFNSYVKAFNKQNNRTGSLFEKHFKRIQIINETYLLNLIQYVHLNPKHHLDLDYKCFQFSSYQSIISDKPTKLLREEVIQLFDSKDNFIYCHDFKNEILSEKHLFE, from the coding sequence ATGAAATTAGAAGTTTTAGAAAAAGACAAAGTATACCACATTTACAACCGAGGCATAAATAGTGAAACTATTTTTAATTCAGTCGAAAACAAACAATATTTTTTAAAACTTTACTCAAAATATTTAGAAAATAAAGCCGATACTTTTGCTTATTGTTTAATGGATAATCACTTTCATTTTATTATTCGAATTGTAAATGAAAAAGAAATTACTCAAGCTCTTTCGAATCTTTTCAATTCATATGTAAAAGCATTCAATAAACAAAACAACAGAACAGGAAGTTTATTTGAAAAACACTTTAAAAGAATACAAATTATAAATGAAACGTATTTATTAAATTTGATTCAATACGTTCATTTAAATCCTAAGCATCATTTAGATTTGGATTATAAATGTTTTCAGTTTTCATCATATCAATCTATAATTTCAGATAAACCAACTAAGTTGTTAAGAGAAGAAGTAATTCAATTATTCGATTCTAAAGATAATTTTATTTATTGTCATGATTTTAAAAATGAAATTTTGTCTGAAAAACATTTGTTTGAATAA
- a CDS encoding CoA transferase subunit A has translation MISRKVNNVKEALEGIQDGMTIMLGGFGLCGIPENSIAELVAKNVTNLTCISNNAGVDDFGLGLLLQKRQIKKMISSYVGENAEFERQMLSGELDVELTPQGTLAEKCRAAQAGIPAFFTPAGFGTEVAEGKETREFNGKMHVMELAYKADFSIVKAWKGDEAGNLVFKGTARNFNAPMAGAAKITIAEVEELVPAGTLDPNEIHIPGIMVNRIFQGEKFEKRIEQRTVRQK, from the coding sequence ATGATTTCAAGAAAAGTAAACAACGTAAAAGAAGCTTTAGAAGGCATTCAAGATGGCATGACTATTATGTTAGGCGGTTTTGGTCTTTGTGGTATTCCAGAAAATAGTATAGCCGAATTAGTAGCCAAAAATGTTACCAATTTAACCTGTATTTCAAACAATGCAGGCGTAGATGATTTCGGATTGGGATTATTGCTACAAAAGCGTCAAATTAAGAAAATGATTTCTTCTTATGTAGGTGAAAATGCCGAATTTGAACGTCAAATGCTTTCAGGCGAATTAGATGTAGAATTAACACCACAAGGAACGTTAGCTGAAAAATGCCGCGCTGCACAAGCCGGAATTCCTGCGTTTTTTACACCAGCAGGTTTTGGAACAGAAGTTGCCGAAGGGAAAGAAACACGCGAATTCAACGGAAAAATGCACGTAATGGAGTTGGCCTACAAAGCCGATTTTTCTATCGTAAAAGCTTGGAAAGGCGACGAAGCAGGAAATCTTGTTTTCAAAGGAACCGCTCGTAACTTTAATGCACCAATGGCTGGAGCCGCTAAAATTACAATTGCTGAGGTAGAAGAATTAGTCCCAGCTGGAACATTAGATCCAAATGAAATTCATATCCCAGGAATTATGGTAAATCGTATTTTTCAAGGGGAAAAATTTGAAAAAAGAATTGAGCAAAGAACAGTTAGACAAAAGTAA
- a CDS encoding CoA transferase subunit B — translation MLSKEDIAKRIAKEVKDGYYVNLGIGIPTLVANYVRTDISVEFQSENGVLGMGPFPFEGEEDADIINAGKQTITTLPGASFFDSAFSFGMIRAQKVDLTILGAMEVSEKGDIANWKIPGKMVKGMGGAMDLVASAENIIVAMTHVNKAGESKILKQCTLPLTGVGCVKKVVTELAVLEVTPKGFKLLERAPGVSVEDIIKATEADLIIEGNIPEMSI, via the coding sequence ATGTTATCAAAAGAAGATATAGCTAAGCGAATCGCTAAAGAAGTAAAAGACGGGTATTACGTAAATTTAGGAATTGGAATACCGACGCTTGTTGCGAATTATGTTCGAACGGATATTTCGGTCGAATTTCAATCAGAAAATGGGGTTTTAGGCATGGGTCCGTTTCCTTTTGAAGGAGAAGAAGATGCCGACATTATCAACGCAGGAAAACAAACGATTACTACATTGCCAGGAGCAAGTTTCTTTGATTCTGCTTTTAGTTTCGGAATGATTCGCGCACAAAAAGTAGATTTAACGATTTTAGGTGCGATGGAAGTTTCTGAAAAGGGCGATATTGCCAACTGGAAAATTCCAGGAAAAATGGTAAAAGGAATGGGTGGTGCTATGGATTTAGTAGCTTCGGCTGAAAATATTATCGTTGCTATGACGCACGTAAATAAAGCAGGCGAATCAAAAATCTTAAAGCAATGCACACTACCTTTAACTGGTGTAGGCTGTGTGAAAAAAGTAGTTACCGAATTAGCTGTTTTAGAAGTAACACCTAAAGGATTTAAATTATTAGAACGTGCACCAGGCGTTTCAGTAGAAGACATCATTAAAGCCACAGAAGCTGACTTAATCATTGAAGGAAACATTCCGGAAATGAGTATATAA
- a CDS encoding PSP1 domain-containing protein, translating into MGCTSCSTGGSGSPKGCKNNGTCGTDSCNKLTVFDWLTNMTLPGGQEPFNCVEIRFKNGRKEFFRNNEKLQLVIGDVVATEASSGHDVGIVSLTGELVRVQMTKKKVDFKGELPKIYRKATQKDIDIWHDVRNKEEAIQVRARELAIALNLEMKISDIEFQGDGSKATFYYTANDRVDFRQLIKDYAAEFKIRIEMKQVGFRQEAARLGGIGSCGRELCCSSWLTDFRSVNTSAARYQQLSLNPQKLAGQCGKLKCCLNYELDTYLDALKGFPDMETKLQTENGDAYCQKLDIFKGLTWFSYASSPANWHVIKAEQAMEIVALNKQGKKIAQLEDYVFETTTTNPEQNFQNVVGQDSLTRFDQPKKKNKNKKRRKPSKDRNE; encoded by the coding sequence ATGGGATGTACAAGCTGTTCTACTGGTGGGTCGGGCTCACCAAAAGGATGTAAAAATAATGGGACTTGCGGCACCGATAGCTGCAATAAATTAACGGTTTTCGATTGGTTAACTAATATGACACTTCCAGGAGGTCAAGAACCTTTCAATTGTGTAGAAATTCGATTTAAAAACGGAAGAAAAGAGTTTTTTAGAAACAACGAAAAATTACAACTTGTAATTGGCGATGTCGTTGCTACTGAAGCTTCGTCTGGACATGATGTTGGTATAGTTTCTCTAACTGGTGAATTAGTCCGCGTACAAATGACCAAAAAGAAGGTTGATTTTAAAGGAGAGTTACCAAAAATTTACCGTAAAGCCACTCAAAAAGACATTGACATTTGGCATGATGTAAGAAACAAAGAAGAAGCAATTCAAGTAAGAGCGAGAGAATTAGCTATTGCTTTAAACCTTGAAATGAAGATTTCAGATATTGAATTTCAAGGAGACGGTTCTAAAGCTACTTTTTACTACACCGCAAACGACCGAGTTGATTTTCGTCAATTGATTAAAGACTATGCTGCCGAATTTAAAATTCGTATCGAAATGAAACAAGTCGGTTTCCGTCAGGAAGCAGCACGTTTAGGAGGAATTGGCTCTTGTGGGAGAGAATTGTGCTGTTCGTCTTGGTTAACAGATTTTAGAAGTGTAAATACTTCAGCAGCAAGATACCAACAATTATCCTTGAATCCGCAAAAATTAGCAGGACAATGTGGCAAACTAAAATGCTGTTTAAATTATGAACTAGACACTTATTTAGATGCGTTGAAAGGATTTCCAGATATGGAAACAAAACTTCAAACAGAAAACGGGGATGCTTATTGTCAAAAATTAGATATTTTTAAGGGGTTGACATGGTTTTCTTACGCGTCTAGCCCTGCCAATTGGCACGTTATAAAAGCTGAACAAGCTATGGAAATTGTAGCCTTAAACAAACAGGGTAAAAAAATTGCACAACTAGAAGATTATGTTTTTGAAACCACAACAACTAATCCAGAGCAAAATTTCCAAAATGTGGTAGGACAAGATAGCCTAACACGTTTTGACCAACCTAAAAAGAAAAACAAAAACAAAAAAAGAAGAAAACCTAGTAAAGATAGAAATGAATAA
- a CDS encoding fumarate hydratase translates to MDFLYQDPYPILKDDTEYKKLTSDFVKIEQLGDREILVVDPKGLELLAQEAMDDVSFMLRSSHLQKLRNIIEDPEATDNDRFVAYNLLQNAAVAIERQLPSCQDTGTAIVVAKKGENVYTGVDDGEWLSKGIFNTYQNKNLRYSQIVPISMFEEKNSGSNLPAQIDIYAKKGNSYEFLFLTKGGGSANKTFLYQKTKSLLNEKSLDEFVRERIMDLGTAACPPYHLAIVIGGTSAEANLAAVKKASAGYYDNLPTTGNMSGQAFRDLEWEKRIQIICQESQIGAQFGGKYLTHDVRVIRLPRHAASCPVGMGVSCSADRNIKGKITKDGIFLEQLETNPGQFLPATAPHLEPAVEIDLNRPMPEILAELSKYPIKTRLKLNGTLIVARDIAHAKIKELLDAGKPMPAYFKNHPVYYAGPAKTPDGMPSGSFGPTTAGRMDVYVDEFQAAGGSMIMLAKGNRSKDVMNACKKYGGFYLGSIGGPAAILAKENILSVEVVDFEELGMEAVRKITVKDFPAFIITDDKGNDFFSALSH, encoded by the coding sequence ATGGACTTTTTATATCAAGATCCGTATCCAATTCTAAAAGACGATACGGAATACAAAAAATTGACTTCAGATTTTGTAAAAATTGAGCAACTTGGCGACAGAGAAATCTTAGTGGTTGACCCAAAAGGATTAGAACTATTAGCGCAAGAAGCCATGGACGACGTTTCGTTTATGTTGCGTTCATCCCATTTGCAAAAATTAAGAAACATTATCGAAGACCCAGAAGCAACAGACAATGATCGTTTTGTAGCCTACAACTTATTACAAAATGCAGCTGTGGCAATTGAAAGGCAATTACCTTCTTGTCAAGACACCGGAACAGCTATTGTAGTGGCTAAAAAAGGAGAAAATGTGTATACGGGAGTTGATGATGGCGAATGGTTATCAAAAGGGATTTTCAATACATACCAAAATAAAAATCTTCGTTACTCGCAAATTGTTCCGATTTCGATGTTTGAAGAGAAAAATTCAGGTTCCAATTTACCCGCACAAATTGATATTTATGCGAAAAAAGGAAATTCGTATGAATTTTTATTTTTAACAAAAGGTGGGGGTTCGGCGAACAAAACGTTTTTATATCAAAAGACCAAATCGTTGTTAAATGAAAAATCGTTAGACGAATTTGTTCGTGAGCGCATTATGGATTTAGGAACAGCGGCTTGTCCTCCGTACCATTTGGCTATCGTTATCGGTGGAACTTCTGCGGAAGCGAATTTAGCAGCTGTGAAAAAAGCATCCGCTGGATATTATGACAACCTTCCCACTACTGGAAATATGTCGGGTCAGGCATTTCGTGATTTAGAATGGGAAAAAAGAATACAAATCATTTGTCAAGAAAGTCAAATAGGAGCACAATTTGGCGGAAAATATTTAACACATGATGTACGTGTCATTCGTTTACCTCGTCACGCAGCTTCTTGCCCGGTGGGAATGGGCGTTTCTTGTTCGGCAGATAGAAATATCAAAGGAAAAATCACGAAAGATGGAATTTTCTTAGAACAATTAGAAACCAATCCAGGTCAGTTTTTACCTGCAACGGCACCTCATTTAGAGCCAGCAGTTGAAATTGATTTGAATAGACCGATGCCAGAGATTTTAGCAGAGTTATCTAAATACCCAATCAAAACCCGTTTGAAATTAAACGGAACGTTAATTGTAGCTCGTGATATTGCGCATGCAAAAATCAAAGAATTATTAGACGCTGGAAAACCAATGCCAGCGTATTTCAAAAATCATCCAGTATATTACGCAGGTCCAGCAAAAACTCCAGACGGTATGCCTTCAGGAAGTTTTGGGCCAACTACCGCAGGAAGAATGGACGTGTATGTAGACGAATTCCAAGCAGCTGGTGGAAGCATGATCATGTTAGCCAAAGGAAACCGAAGCAAAGACGTAATGAATGCATGTAAGAAATATGGAGGCTTCTACTTAGGTTCTATTGGAGGTCCTGCTGCCATTTTAGCGAAAGAAAATATCTTATCGGTAGAAGTGGTTGATTTTGAAGAATTAGGCATGGAAGCCGTTCGTAAAATAACCGTGAAAGATTTCCCAGCGTTTATTATTACAGATGATAAAGGGAACGATTTCTTCTCGGCATTGAGTCATTAA